The region CGCTTATAAGGTAAAGAGAACAGGGAAGAAACAGGAAAGTCCAAGGCCCCATGCTGATTATCAAGGGATTAATATTGCACTAGACCAACAAGAACTATACACCCGGCAGGCGCGTGGAACACGGTAAAATACGGCACTTATTTCGCGCGCCGCCAGCCCTTCCCGGCGCCACGCACACCTACTCAAAGCGCCCCATGTCTGAAAAATTCCTGTACTCCCTCGCCCGTCCGCTGCTCTTTTCGATGGATGCCGAAGCGGCCCACCATCTCACCCTGCCCGCCCTGAAACGCGCCAGCGCGCTGGGCCTGACGAAGCTGGCCGGCAAACCGGCCGCCGACCCACGCACGGTGATGGGCATCACCTTCCCGAACCCGGTCGGTCTGGCCGCGGGCCTGGACAAGGACGGCGCCTACATCGACGCGCTGGCCGACCTGGGTTTTGGCTCCATCGAAGTGGGTACCGTCACGCCGCGCGCGCAGGCGGGCAATCCGAAACCGCGCATGTTCCGCCTGCCGCAGGCGCAGGGCATCATCAACCGCATGGGTTTCAATAATGGCGGCGTGGACGCCTTTGTCGCCAACGTGCAGGCGTCGAAGTTTTACCAGAACCGCGCCGGCGTGCTGGGCCTGAACATCGGCAAGAATGCCGACACGCCCATCGAACGGGCGGCTGACGACTACCTGCTGTGCCTGGAAAAAGTCTACCCGTACGCCAGCTATGTGACGGTGAACATCTCGTCGCCGAACACGAAGAATTTGCGCCAGCTGCAGGGTGCGTCGGAACTCGACGCTCTGCTGTCGCAGCTCAAGGAAGCGCAGGCGCGCCTGGCGGACAAGCACAAGCGCTACGTGCCGCTGGCCCTGAAAATCGCGCCGGACATGGATGGCGAACAAGTGAAAAGCATCGCCGAGTCGCTCACGCGCCACAAGATTGATGGCGTCATCGCCACCAACACGACCCTGTCGCGCAGCGCCGTCGAAGGCATGCCGCACGGCGCCGAAGCGGGCGGCCTGTCCGGCGCGCCCGTGTTCGAACTGTCGAACAATGTCATCCGCTTGCTGAAGGCGGAACTGGGCGACGCGCTGCCCATCATCGGCGTGGGCGGCATCATGCAGGGCAAGGATGCCGTGGCCAAGTTCGAGGCGGGCGCGCAGCTG is a window of Janthinobacterium rivuli DNA encoding:
- a CDS encoding quinone-dependent dihydroorotate dehydrogenase → MSEKFLYSLARPLLFSMDAEAAHHLTLPALKRASALGLTKLAGKPAADPRTVMGITFPNPVGLAAGLDKDGAYIDALADLGFGSIEVGTVTPRAQAGNPKPRMFRLPQAQGIINRMGFNNGGVDAFVANVQASKFYQNRAGVLGLNIGKNADTPIERAADDYLLCLEKVYPYASYVTVNISSPNTKNLRQLQGASELDALLSQLKEAQARLADKHKRYVPLALKIAPDMDGEQVKSIAESLTRHKIDGVIATNTTLSRSAVEGMPHGAEAGGLSGAPVFELSNNVIRLLKAELGDALPIIGVGGIMQGKDAVAKFEAGAQLVQLYSGLIYAGPALIKDCARALRGKQAK